A segment of the Sanyastnella coralliicola genome:
GGGAAACTTGCCCCTGTATTCTTTGGTTCAGCCGTAAATAACTTCGGGGTTCAAGAAATGCTCGACACCTTCGTCCGCATCGCTCCTGTTCCACAGCCTCGTCCTACAGACGTGCGTGACATTGCTCCAGACGAGAACAAATTCACTGGGTTTGTTTTCAAGATTCACGCGAATATTGATCCAAAGCACCGTGACCGCATTGCCTTTTTGCGCGTTTGCTCGGGTAAGTTTGAACGCAACAAGTTCTTCAACCACGTACGACTGGAAAAGAAGCTGAAATTCGCCAATCCAGCGACCTTCATGGCGCGCTCGAAGAATGTGGTCGACGAAGCCTTCCCAGGTGATGTGGTTGGATTATATGACACCGGCAACTTCAAGATTGGAGACACCTTAACCGAAGGTGAAGCACTTCAATTCCAAGGGATTCCTAGTTTCTCTCCTGAGATCTTCAAAGAGTTGGTTAACCTTGACCCAATGAAGAGCAAGCAGCTCGATAAAGGAATCAAGCAGCTGACCGATGAAGGGGTGGCTCAGTTGTTTATCCGAGAAGCTGGAAGTCGTAAAATCGTGGGAACCGTTGGTGAACTTCAGTTTGAGGTAATTCAATACCGACTGGAACACGAATACGGCGCAAAGTGTGAATTCCGTCCGAAGAACTACTTCAAAGCATGCTGGCTGACTACTGAGAACGAAGAGAAATTAGAGGAGTTCAAACGTATCAAAGCACTCGAAATCGTTCAAGACAAGGATGGAAACGACGTTTACCTCGCTCCTTCTCAGTTCTTGCTAGATATGGAGCGTCAGAATTTCCCAGAAATTGAGTTCCACTTTACAAGCGAATTCAAGACCGCAGGTGTTAATTGATTCAAACTGTAACAAAACACACCCAGGCTAACGTCCTAAGGAGGAGTGTTTTTAGCTATCTTTGATACAATGCGGAATTTAATCCTTCTTGTCCTTCTCATTACTGCCGTTCAATTGAACGCTCAAGACAGCACCAAAGCCGTGATTCAGTTCAGTGGTTTGGTTGTGACAGGAGATTCCTTGAATCCAGTTCCTTTCACCACTGTATACCGTGAAAGAGATCAACGAGGAAGCATCACAGACAACGTAGGATTCTTCAGCATCCCAGCATTCGCGGGAGACACCATCAAATTCTCTGGAATTGGATACATGCCTGAAGAGTACATCATCCCTGATACACTCTCGAATCCTCGTTACAACATTGTTCAGCTTCTCAGCAGAGACACCATCCAGCTGAACACCACTTACGTCTACCCTTGGCCAACCAAGGAACGTTTCAAGCAAGATTTCCTCGCCCTCGACATCCCTCGCACAGAAGAAGAGCTCGCCGAGAAAAACCTCGAAGCAGCCATGATGTACGAGCGCATGCGAGAAATCGACCCAAGCGCCGCTGAAGCATACCGCTACGCCATCACGCAAGAGTCAAATAAAATCAGCTACGCTGGTCAACTCCCTACCATCTCTCTGATGAACCCTATCGCCTGGGCACAGTTTATCCAGGCATGGAGAAATGGGGATTTCAAGAGGCAATAAAATCCGGCGTCCGGCATCCGGCGTCCGTTCCACTATTATTCCGCGATCCGCATTCCGCGATCCGCGTTCCGCATTCCTCGTTCCGCGATCCGCGATCCGCGATCCGCATTCCACCACTCGTAGGAAAAAACTTACACTTCATCGTAACCTTTACGCACATCATCGAGTAAATAATCCTACCTGATTTAAAACAAACTCGTGCGGATGAACAGACTAATTACCCTAGTCACTGCCCTCCTTTTCTCTCTCATTTCAATGGCCCAAGAAGGCCCAGGAGGTGTTCAAGGTGATGCCCAAAACAGATTCTGGTTTTCAGCTGATGTTCTTTATTCTATTGACGAAGAAGAGCTTATCTCGCAATGGAAAAACTACGGTGGAAACACGCTAGCCGCTTATGAAGTTGGCGGACGTAGACCAATGGTTGTATACGAGAATGACTATGCCTTAAATGGCTATCCGACGATTCAGTTTGATGGTAATAACGATCGACTTAAGATCGATAACAACAGTGATATCAACACCTTTTCTACAGCGAACCCGGTTGCCCAAAGAAGCTATTATATCGTATTCACAACAGGGGAAGAAACAGAAGACCGTATGGTCATCTATGAAGAAGGTGGCGAAGAACGTGGATTCAATATCTGGATTGAGGAAGACGAACTGTTTGTCGGAACCTATAATATTTCTGATGATGGTGAAGGTTCGGAATGGGAATACACCTATATCAGCGACGAAGTAGATCAGGAAGAAGCATACATCATTAGCGTTCATATCGACGGTGATGAAGATGCTGATGGCACCATGGACGTGTATATGAACGGTGGTTTACTTGACACTGCAGAAGGTGTTGGGTTAAGATACCCAAGTGAAGGCAACGTTTGTCTTGGCGCTATGCACGGAGATAGCTACTTCATTGATGAAGAAGAAAACGGTCAACGCTACGAATTTGAAGGACAAATTGCGGAGTTCATCCTCTACAACCAGATTCACGGATTGGCTCAACGTAACATCATTGAGAATTACTTGAGTGCTAAGTTTGATATTCCGCTTGACGGCAATGATTACTACTATGGAGATCACCCTACATGGGGTAACCATGACCACCATGTGATTGGCATTGGAAGTCAAGGAGGTGTTTCCAATACGGTAGCTCAAGGTTCTGGAATCGTGCGCATGAGCAACCCTTCTGACCTTGGACTGAATGAATATCTCTTCTTGGGCTATAGCGATTTCAAGTTCGGTTGGAGAAATAGTGACCTCCCGAATAACATTGCAGGACGTTCTTCAGGTAGCTGGATATTCGATGAAGTTGGAGGAAATGTAGGAGCTACAACCCTCACCTTTGACCTGTCAGATTATATGCCAAACAATGCGGTTGATTTCCGCTTAATCGCTGATATTGATGGTGATGGATACTACGCTGACGAAACCCCATTGAACATTATCCCTGCCACTTCTGATGGCGTGAGATATTCGTTCTCAGGAGTCGACATTCCCGAAGGAATCGACTTCACCTTAGGATTTGCTATGCTTTTCCTTCCTGTTGAATTTGCTGATTTTACTGCGTCTCCAGTGAGCGGAGATGTCAAGTTGAATTGGTCAACCTCTAGTGAGACTAACAACCAACTCTTCAAAATAGAACGCTCGACCAATGCAGTAGATTGGGAAGTGATAGCCTACGTAGATGGTGCCGGTAATAGCCAATCGCTCATCAACTATGACTATACAGATACGCATGCCCTGCATGGTACTTCCTACTACCGCATTCGTCAAATGGACTTCTCAGGGGCGAATAGCCTTTCAATGGTCAGATCTGTCTACATCACGGACGACAGCGGCTTGTGGGGACTATACCCGAACCCTGGAAATGAAGTGGTCACAGTGTACAACGATGGTTCAACTAAAATGCAGTTGGAGGTATTCGATTTATACGGACATCGCATTGAACGCATTCAAATCCGTGAAGGTGAGCGTAAGAGCCTAAACGTCAGCGACTGGGCTGCGGGAGTTTATATTGTTACCACAGAGGACAACGATAAGGAGTTCGTTCGTTTTGTTAAACGATAATGCACTTTT
Coding sequences within it:
- a CDS encoding peptide chain release factor 3, which gives rise to MSLNEEINKRKTFAIISHPDAGKTTLTEKFLLFGGAIQTAGAVKNNKITKTAASDFMDIERQRGISVATSVMGFEYKGLLINLLDTPGHKDFAEDTYRTLTAVDSVILVVDSVKGVEEQTKRLMEVCRMRDTPVIIFVNKVDLEGRDPFDLLDELESMLNINVRPLSWPISKGYSFKGVYDLYNSSLKLFEANKTKVVHEQVEIKDLDDPQLDELVGEHADQLREDVDLIQGVYEEFEDEEYLQGKLAPVFFGSAVNNFGVQEMLDTFVRIAPVPQPRPTDVRDIAPDENKFTGFVFKIHANIDPKHRDRIAFLRVCSGKFERNKFFNHVRLEKKLKFANPATFMARSKNVVDEAFPGDVVGLYDTGNFKIGDTLTEGEALQFQGIPSFSPEIFKELVNLDPMKSKQLDKGIKQLTDEGVAQLFIREAGSRKIVGTVGELQFEVIQYRLEHEYGAKCEFRPKNYFKACWLTTENEEKLEEFKRIKALEIVQDKDGNDVYLAPSQFLLDMERQNFPEIEFHFTSEFKTAGVN
- a CDS encoding carboxypeptidase-like regulatory domain-containing protein, which produces MRNLILLVLLITAVQLNAQDSTKAVIQFSGLVVTGDSLNPVPFTTVYRERDQRGSITDNVGFFSIPAFAGDTIKFSGIGYMPEEYIIPDTLSNPRYNIVQLLSRDTIQLNTTYVYPWPTKERFKQDFLALDIPRTEEELAEKNLEAAMMYERMREIDPSAAEAYRYAITQESNKISYAGQLPTISLMNPIAWAQFIQAWRNGDFKRQ
- a CDS encoding T9SS type A sorting domain-containing protein, producing MNRLITLVTALLFSLISMAQEGPGGVQGDAQNRFWFSADVLYSIDEEELISQWKNYGGNTLAAYEVGGRRPMVVYENDYALNGYPTIQFDGNNDRLKIDNNSDINTFSTANPVAQRSYYIVFTTGEETEDRMVIYEEGGEERGFNIWIEEDELFVGTYNISDDGEGSEWEYTYISDEVDQEEAYIISVHIDGDEDADGTMDVYMNGGLLDTAEGVGLRYPSEGNVCLGAMHGDSYFIDEEENGQRYEFEGQIAEFILYNQIHGLAQRNIIENYLSAKFDIPLDGNDYYYGDHPTWGNHDHHVIGIGSQGGVSNTVAQGSGIVRMSNPSDLGLNEYLFLGYSDFKFGWRNSDLPNNIAGRSSGSWIFDEVGGNVGATTLTFDLSDYMPNNAVDFRLIADIDGDGYYADETPLNIIPATSDGVRYSFSGVDIPEGIDFTLGFAMLFLPVEFADFTASPVSGDVKLNWSTSSETNNQLFKIERSTNAVDWEVIAYVDGAGNSQSLINYDYTDTHALHGTSYYRIRQMDFSGANSLSMVRSVYITDDSGLWGLYPNPGNEVVTVYNDGSTKMQLEVFDLYGHRIERIQIREGERKSLNVSDWAAGVYIVTTEDNDKEFVRFVKR